One Erythrobacter sp. SDW2 genomic region harbors:
- a CDS encoding ArsI/CadI family heavy metal resistance metalloenzyme — MKRLHVHVGVDDLDASIRFYSTLFAAEPSVTRSDYAKWMLEDPRVNFAISSGGHAARGIEHLGIQVESAEELTEVYGRLKAADAPVLEEGATTCCYARSEKSWIADPQGVVWETFHTMGESVDYGQGPALAQLVSVNAAPSACCAPQIGD; from the coding sequence ATGAAACGCCTGCATGTCCATGTCGGAGTCGACGACCTCGACGCCTCGATCCGCTTCTACTCGACCCTGTTCGCGGCCGAGCCGAGCGTCACCCGAAGCGACTACGCCAAATGGATGCTGGAGGATCCGCGGGTCAATTTCGCCATCTCGAGCGGCGGACATGCTGCGCGCGGGATCGAGCATCTCGGCATCCAGGTCGAAAGCGCCGAGGAACTGACCGAGGTCTACGGAAGGCTGAAGGCCGCCGACGCACCGGTGTTGGAGGAAGGGGCGACGACCTGTTGCTACGCCCGCTCGGAAAAGAGCTGGATCGCCGATCCGCAGGGCGTGGTGTGGGAAACCTTCCACACGATGGGCGAGAGCGTGGACTACGGGCAGGGGCCGGCGCTGGCGCAATTGGTCTCGGTCAATGCTGCGCCTTCCGCGTGCTGTGCCCCGCAAATCGGGGACTGA
- a CDS encoding DUF6127 family protein has protein sequence MTREDMLARLIAQATHEGGDLVTLRAMVEEASEVGAERALHRLGLSDESAQDDIDELRELLQAWRDAKASAWKAAVAWIVRGIFALLLIGIAVRLGVGELLK, from the coding sequence ATGACCCGCGAAGACATGCTGGCGCGGCTGATCGCGCAGGCGACGCATGAGGGCGGCGATCTCGTCACCCTGCGCGCCATGGTCGAGGAAGCGAGCGAGGTCGGGGCCGAGCGCGCGCTCCATAGGCTCGGCCTCTCCGACGAGAGCGCGCAGGACGATATCGACGAGCTGCGCGAGCTGCTGCAGGCCTGGCGCGATGCCAAGGCGAGCGCGTGGAAAGCGGCGGTGGCGTGGATCGTGCGCGGCATCTTTGCCCTGCTGCTGATCGGCATCGCCGTGCGGCTGGGCGTGGGGGAGCTGCTCAAATGA
- a CDS encoding HK97 family phage prohead protease, translated as MTPDQVRGWAGAMRLAGYAALFGTPDAARDTIVAGAFAETLSARRNPLPLYWQHRPDQRIGWVERAEEDARGLRVIATIDNPQGRAATLLARRAVDGLSFGYRARGYRHEPSGRVLEDIELFEVSLVTHPLQYGARVHFVSQDPPRNGEVAVAAGG; from the coding sequence ATGACCCCGGATCAAGTCCGGGGCTGGGCCGGCGCGATGCGCCTCGCCGGATACGCCGCGCTGTTCGGCACGCCCGATGCTGCGCGCGACACCATTGTGGCGGGGGCCTTCGCCGAGACGCTCAGCGCTCGCCGAAACCCGCTCCCGCTCTACTGGCAGCACCGCCCCGACCAGCGCATCGGCTGGGTCGAGCGCGCCGAGGAGGATGCGCGAGGCCTGCGTGTCATCGCCACCATCGACAACCCGCAAGGCCGTGCCGCCACCCTGCTCGCCCGCCGCGCGGTCGACGGCCTCAGCTTCGGCTACCGCGCCCGGGGCTATCGCCACGAACCCTCCGGCCGCGTGCTGGAAGACATCGAACTGTTCGAAGTCAGCCTCGTCACCCACCCGCTCCAGTATGGAGCGCGGGTGCATTTTGTTTCGCAAGATCCTCCCCGGAACGGGGAGGTGGCAGTCGCCGCAGGCGGCTGA
- a CDS encoding DNA-packaging protein, giving the protein MEKALAPHELAALGNWHWEVWGRDEQHPPQGPWRVWLIKAGRGFGKTRAGAEWVRNVARHDPEARIALVGASLVEVRSVMVEGESGVLAASPGALAPDFEPSLRRLVWPNGAQAYLYSAGEPESLRGPQHSHAWCDEIAKWENANQRAMAAWDNLQMGMRLGDHPRVLATSTPRSVALMNRLMAEAKTGAVVVAEGRTEQNTGVLPNSYYAAMLDQYGGTALGRQELDGEMLAEVEGALWSRALLEQCRTPPPLQGRGPGGGGCSGSTDRPHPNPSPEGEGLFGPHRRVVIGVDPPASANGDACGIVVAALLEDGNAAVLADCSVEKASPERWARAVACAAQAWQADRVVAEANQGGAMVASVLRAADITLPVKLVHAARGKSARAEPVAALYEARRVKHAGLFAKLEDELCGLMAGGGYEGPGRSPDRADALVWALSELMLARRGEPRIQQF; this is encoded by the coding sequence CTGGAGAAGGCACTCGCCCCGCACGAGCTGGCGGCGCTAGGCAACTGGCACTGGGAAGTATGGGGCCGCGACGAGCAGCACCCGCCGCAGGGCCCGTGGCGCGTCTGGCTGATCAAGGCCGGACGCGGCTTCGGCAAGACCCGCGCCGGGGCCGAGTGGGTGCGCAATGTCGCGCGCCACGATCCGGAGGCCCGGATCGCGCTGGTCGGGGCCTCGCTGGTCGAGGTCCGCAGCGTCATGGTCGAGGGCGAAAGCGGCGTGCTGGCCGCCTCGCCCGGTGCGCTGGCACCCGATTTCGAGCCCTCGCTGCGGCGGCTGGTCTGGCCCAACGGGGCGCAAGCCTATCTCTATTCGGCGGGCGAGCCGGAAAGCCTGCGCGGGCCGCAGCACAGCCATGCCTGGTGCGACGAGATCGCCAAATGGGAGAACGCCAACCAGCGCGCCATGGCGGCGTGGGACAATCTGCAGATGGGGATGCGGCTGGGCGATCACCCGCGCGTGCTCGCCACCAGCACCCCGCGCAGCGTCGCGCTGATGAACCGGTTGATGGCCGAGGCCAAGACCGGCGCGGTTGTCGTCGCCGAAGGCCGGACCGAGCAGAACACGGGTGTGCTGCCCAACTCCTACTATGCCGCGATGCTCGACCAGTACGGCGGTACCGCGCTCGGCCGGCAGGAGCTCGACGGCGAGATGCTGGCCGAGGTCGAGGGCGCATTGTGGAGCCGGGCGCTGCTGGAGCAGTGCCGGACTCCCCCTCCCCTTCAGGGGAGGGGGCCGGGGGGTGGGGGCTGTAGCGGATCAACTGACAGGCCCCACCCCAACCCCTCCCCTGAAGGGGAGGGGCTTTTCGGACCCCACCGCCGCGTCGTCATCGGCGTCGATCCGCCCGCGTCGGCGAACGGCGATGCCTGCGGGATCGTGGTCGCGGCGCTGCTGGAGGATGGCAATGCGGCGGTGCTGGCCGATTGCTCGGTCGAGAAGGCCAGCCCCGAACGCTGGGCCCGCGCCGTCGCTTGTGCCGCGCAGGCGTGGCAGGCCGACCGCGTGGTGGCCGAGGCCAACCAGGGCGGCGCCATGGTCGCCAGCGTCCTGCGCGCGGCGGACATCACCCTCCCGGTCAAGCTGGTCCACGCCGCCCGAGGCAAATCCGCCCGCGCCGAGCCGGTCGCCGCGCTCTACGAAGCGCGCCGGGTCAAGCACGCAGGGCTGTTCGCGAAGCTGGAGGACGAGCTGTGCGGATTGATGGCGGGAGGTGGCTACGAAGGGCCGGGCAGGTCGCCGGACCGGGCCGATGCGCTGGTGTGGGCCCTGAGTGAGCTGATGCTTGCGCGGAGGGGGGAGCCGAGAATACAGCAATTTTGA
- a CDS encoding phage portal protein, protein MSFLTTLTSAFKGGGQPRVPVSRGFISPWTTAFDAGTRRPFDYGSALREAFVENPVAQRAVRIVAEGVGSAPLADTDPRLLALIRAPSAGQSLVETLALHLLLHGNAYVQVAKDAAGQPVELFALRPERVSVVPGPDGWPRGYDYRLADRTLTVALEDEDGWPNILHLKSVHPGDDHYGAGCLSAARAAVAIHNAASEWNRALLANSARPSGALIHDNGDGGTLSPDQFERLRTELEQAFSGQAQAGRPMLLEGGLSWQSMAMSPADMDFATLKEAAARDIALAFGVPPMLLGLPGDNTYANYREANRALWRLTLLPLAGKILGGIADGLSPWFADASLSVDLDRVPALSEDRERLWTQVSAAAFLSDDEKRRMLGITGERQ, encoded by the coding sequence ATGTCATTCCTCACTACCCTGACCTCCGCCTTCAAGGGCGGGGGGCAGCCGCGCGTGCCTGTTTCGCGTGGCTTTATCTCGCCTTGGACGACTGCCTTCGACGCGGGCACGCGCCGCCCGTTCGACTACGGCTCCGCGCTGCGCGAGGCGTTTGTCGAGAATCCGGTGGCGCAGCGGGCGGTGCGGATCGTCGCCGAGGGGGTGGGCAGCGCGCCGCTGGCCGACACCGATCCGCGTCTTCTCGCGCTGATCCGCGCGCCCAGCGCAGGGCAGTCGCTGGTCGAGACGCTGGCGCTCCACCTGCTGCTCCACGGCAATGCCTATGTCCAGGTCGCCAAGGACGCGGCGGGCCAGCCGGTCGAGCTGTTCGCCTTGCGGCCCGAGCGGGTCTCGGTCGTGCCCGGCCCCGACGGCTGGCCGCGCGGTTATGATTATCGCCTCGCCGACCGCACGCTCACCGTCGCGCTCGAGGACGAGGACGGCTGGCCCAACATCCTGCACTTGAAGAGCGTCCACCCGGGCGACGACCATTACGGCGCGGGGTGCCTGTCCGCGGCGCGGGCGGCGGTGGCGATCCACAATGCCGCGAGCGAGTGGAACCGGGCGCTGCTGGCCAATTCGGCGCGGCCCAGCGGCGCGCTGATCCATGACAATGGCGACGGCGGCACGCTCAGCCCCGACCAGTTCGAGCGGCTGCGCACCGAGCTCGAGCAGGCCTTCAGCGGGCAGGCGCAGGCCGGTCGGCCGATGCTGCTCGAAGGGGGCCTCAGCTGGCAATCGATGGCGATGAGCCCGGCGGACATGGACTTCGCCACGCTCAAGGAAGCTGCCGCGCGCGATATCGCGCTCGCCTTCGGGGTGCCGCCGATGCTGCTCGGTCTGCCGGGGGACAACACCTATGCCAATTACCGCGAGGCCAATCGCGCGTTGTGGCGGCTGACGCTGCTGCCGCTGGCGGGGAAGATTCTCGGCGGGATCGCCGACGGGCTTTCGCCCTGGTTCGCGGATGCTTCGCTCAGCGTCGATCTCGACCGGGTGCCCGCGCTCTCCGAAGACCGCGAGCGGCTGTGGACGCAGGTCAGCGCCGCCGCCTTCCTCAGCGACGACGAGAAACGCCGCATGCTCGGCATCACAGGAGAACGCCAATGA
- a CDS encoding YqaA family protein: MLMKPLRGLYDWTMEKAAHPHAQGWLAFFCFVEASFFPIPPHPLLGLMCLAEPQKALRFGIIATLSSVAGGLFGYFIGWGLYDLVGEWLLGLLGLTDSFPQAACYLKQYDWEAIVIAGATPIPFKLMTITAGFISMNLVTFTLASLAGRGMIFFTVGLLFRIFGAPIKRFIDEYLGLVTTAFVVLVVGGILVLTQFGGDKDDASDPCANATLESAAG, translated from the coding sequence ATGCTGATGAAACCGCTGCGCGGCCTCTACGACTGGACGATGGAGAAGGCCGCGCATCCCCATGCGCAGGGCTGGCTGGCGTTCTTCTGCTTCGTCGAGGCGAGCTTCTTCCCGATCCCGCCGCACCCGCTGCTGGGGCTGATGTGCCTCGCCGAACCGCAAAAGGCGCTGCGCTTCGGCATCATCGCCACGCTGAGCTCGGTCGCGGGCGGGCTGTTCGGCTATTTCATCGGCTGGGGGCTGTACGATCTCGTCGGCGAATGGCTGCTCGGGCTGCTCGGCCTGACCGACAGCTTTCCGCAGGCGGCGTGCTATCTCAAGCAGTACGACTGGGAAGCGATCGTTATCGCCGGGGCGACCCCGATCCCGTTCAAGCTGATGACCATCACCGCCGGCTTCATCTCCATGAACCTCGTCACCTTCACCCTGGCGAGCCTGGCGGGTCGCGGCATGATCTTCTTCACCGTCGGTCTGCTGTTCCGCATCTTCGGCGCGCCGATCAAGCGCTTCATCGACGAATATCTCGGCCTGGTCACCACCGCCTTCGTGGTGCTGGTGGTGGGCGGGATCCTGGTGCTGACCCAGTTCGGCGGCGACAAGGACGATGCCAGCGATCCCTGCGCCAACGCCACGCTGGAGAGCGCAGCGGGCTGA
- a CDS encoding helix-turn-helix transcriptional regulator → MEANHVISALAALAQEHRLALFRLLVQTGPDGLPAGRIAEALGVPNSSLSHHLAQLHEAGLVAQRREGRSLIYSADFAAMERLLGFLTENCCAGAECAVPEPACKEKAR, encoded by the coding sequence ATGGAAGCGAATCACGTCATCTCCGCCCTTGCCGCACTGGCGCAGGAGCACCGGCTGGCGCTGTTCCGGCTGCTGGTGCAGACCGGACCGGACGGGCTTCCGGCAGGCCGCATCGCCGAAGCGCTGGGCGTGCCCAACTCCTCGCTCTCGCACCATCTGGCGCAGCTGCACGAGGCGGGCCTCGTCGCCCAACGGCGCGAGGGGCGCAGCCTGATCTATTCCGCCGATTTTGCCGCGATGGAGCGGCTGCTCGGCTTCCTCACCGAGAACTGCTGCGCCGGGGCGGAGTGTGCCGTGCCCGAACCAGCCTGCAAGGAGAAAGCGCGATGA
- a CDS encoding MIP/aquaporin family protein — MAESNLSRRLAAEGLGSFFLFAAVIGSGVMAERLSGGNVALALLANTIATGAILYVLIAMLGPISGAHFNPAVTLALWLRRETAARTALLYVLVQIAAGALGAWAVHLMFDLPILQFSTKARAGIGQWSGEFVATFGLVLVILTLLRHRAEAIPMAVALYITSAYWFTSSPSFANPAITVVRSLSDSFAGIAPADVPLFVAAQLAGAVSAVILARWLLAERPPATP; from the coding sequence ATGGCTGAGAGCAATCTCTCCCGCCGCCTCGCCGCCGAGGGGCTGGGCAGTTTCTTCCTCTTTGCCGCCGTGATCGGCTCGGGCGTGATGGCGGAGCGCCTGTCGGGCGGGAACGTGGCGCTGGCGCTGCTGGCGAACACCATCGCCACCGGTGCGATCCTCTATGTCCTCATCGCCATGCTGGGTCCGATCTCGGGCGCGCATTTCAACCCGGCGGTGACGCTGGCCTTGTGGCTCAGGCGCGAGACCGCGGCACGCACCGCGCTCCTCTATGTCCTCGTCCAGATCGCCGCCGGGGCGCTGGGCGCCTGGGCGGTGCATCTGATGTTCGACCTGCCGATCTTGCAATTCAGCACCAAGGCCCGCGCCGGGATCGGCCAGTGGAGCGGCGAATTCGTCGCCACCTTCGGGCTGGTGCTGGTGATCCTGACGCTGCTGAGGCACCGTGCGGAAGCGATTCCGATGGCGGTCGCGCTCTACATCACCAGTGCTTATTGGTTCACATCGTCCCCCAGTTTCGCCAATCCGGCGATAACGGTGGTCCGCTCGCTCAGCGACAGTTTCGCCGGGATTGCGCCTGCCGACGTGCCGCTGTTCGTCGCCGCGCAACTGGCGGGAGCGGTCAGCGCCGTGATCCTCGCCCGCTGGCTCCTTGCGGAGAGGCCGCC
- a CDS encoding arsenate reductase ArsC, translating into MPRNVLFLCTANSARSILAEAILAARGGTRFVAYSAGSQPRGLPNPCALELLAAKGHDVGGLASKSWDVFAGPGAPVMDLVITVCDNAKGEMCPIWPGHPAQAHWGIPDPAGHGTDGALDDFETAYQRLATRIDALLALDEEAMKPRAWRDAVTRIGREMEGATHG; encoded by the coding sequence ATGCCGCGCAACGTGCTGTTCCTCTGCACCGCCAATTCGGCCCGCTCGATCCTGGCCGAGGCGATCCTCGCCGCGCGCGGCGGTACCCGCTTCGTCGCATACTCTGCCGGGAGCCAGCCGCGCGGTTTGCCCAATCCCTGCGCGCTCGAGCTGCTGGCTGCGAAGGGGCACGACGTTGGGGGCCTCGCTTCGAAAAGCTGGGACGTCTTTGCCGGACCCGGCGCACCGGTGATGGACCTGGTCATCACCGTCTGCGACAACGCGAAAGGGGAAATGTGTCCCATCTGGCCCGGCCATCCGGCGCAGGCGCATTGGGGCATTCCCGACCCGGCCGGGCATGGCACCGACGGCGCGCTGGACGATTTCGAGACGGCATACCAGCGGCTCGCCACCCGCATCGACGCGCTGCTGGCGCTCGACGAGGAGGCGATGAAGCCGCGCGCATGGCGCGATGCGGTGACGCGCATCGGGCGCGAAATGGAAGGCGCGACCCATGGCTGA
- a CDS encoding DUF4760 domain-containing protein, translated as MKVWAAKDTYQKLLPTIYQFWHTYGSDIQSGAVVLSAIAAFAIIRSTRQNGRRRNTMDLILHQESDRDLIEARAAFNELKAGEVKLATYAKPETKNSEQAQTIRKILNLHELTAVAIEEGVIDERVYRRWFNTTYIKDYVAVEAYILEARRTYENPKAFCEFEKMAKRWKSDKSWYAKPSWLQRKSEAFARLRRA; from the coding sequence GTGAAGGTGTGGGCGGCTAAGGACACCTACCAAAAATTGCTGCCGACCATCTATCAATTTTGGCATACCTACGGCTCCGACATTCAGTCCGGGGCCGTAGTTTTATCTGCAATTGCAGCTTTCGCCATCATTCGTTCAACACGTCAGAATGGTCGGCGTCGAAACACTATGGATCTGATTCTACACCAAGAATCAGATCGCGATCTCATTGAAGCGCGCGCAGCCTTCAACGAGCTGAAGGCTGGAGAAGTCAAGCTGGCCACCTACGCCAAGCCAGAAACCAAGAACAGCGAACAAGCGCAGACAATCCGGAAAATTCTGAACCTTCATGAATTGACAGCTGTCGCGATCGAAGAGGGCGTGATCGACGAACGGGTGTACCGACGCTGGTTCAACACAACCTACATCAAGGATTATGTCGCAGTCGAAGCGTATATTCTTGAAGCGCGAAGAACCTATGAGAATCCGAAGGCGTTCTGCGAGTTCGAGAAGATGGCAAAGCGCTGGAAATCGGATAAATCGTGGTACGCTAAGCCCTCTTGGCTGCAGCGAAAAAGCGAAGCATTTGCGCGCCTTAGACGCGCCTAA